A genomic segment from Brienomyrus brachyistius isolate T26 chromosome 9, BBRACH_0.4, whole genome shotgun sequence encodes:
- the LOC125749125 gene encoding free fatty acid receptor 2-like translates to MLPIPSQLVLVVYIVTFVTGLPANILAFYTFTLKVKQKPTPIDILLLNLTVSDLIFLIFLPFKIKEAADGLKWYMPDFLCPLSGFIFYTTIYNSTFFLTAVSVERYLGVAFPIQHKLNRRPLYAVLASIFFWVFSLLQLSIVYIMPYYNPEGDSFSTPTPHNACYEEFTDEQLKILLPVRLELCLVLFCIPFIICSYCYINFIRILCRLPHISSRRRQRAIGLALVTLLVFALCFGPYNASHVVGFTTGTSPNWRYVTLLFSTFNACLDPIIFYFSSSAVRSTLRDLLPGLASRLRLSDCPSSPCAHCCPLLKRSETNKDLGQSSVVANSL, encoded by the coding sequence ATGCTGCCCATCCCCTCGCAGCTTGTTCTGGTGGTCTACATCGTCACCTTCGTGACGGGCCTGCCCGCCAACATCCTGGCCTTCTACACCTTCACTCTGAAGGTGAAACAGAAGCCCACGCCCATCGACATCCTCCTCCTCAACCTGACAGTCTCCGACCTcatcttcctcatcttcctgcCCTTCAAGATAAAGGAGGCAGCAGACGGCCTTAAATGGTACATGCCAGACTTCCTGTGTCCGCTCTCCGGTTTTATCTTCTACAccaccatctacaacagcaccTTCTTCCTCACGGCCGTCAGCGTGGAGCGCTACCTGGGCGTAGCCTTTCCCATCCAGCACAAACTGAACCGCCGGCCGCTCTACGCCGTGCTGGCCAGCATCTTCTTCTGGGTCTTCTCGCTGCTGCAGCTCAGCATCGTTTACATCATGCCCTACTACAACCCTGAAGGTGACAGCTTCAGCACGCCCACTCCGCACAACGCCTGCTATGAGGAATTCACCGATGAGCAGCTCAAGATCCTGCTGCCCGTGCGTCTGGAGCTGTGTCTGGTTCTCTTCTGCATCCCCTTCATCATCTGCAGCTACTGTTACATCAACTTCATCCGCATCTTGTGCAGGTTGCCTCACATCAGCAGCCGGAGGCGGCAGCGCGCCATCGGCTTGGCGTTGGTGACACTACTGGTCTTCGCGCTCTGTTTCGGGCCCTACAATGCTTCCCACGTGGTGGGCTTCACCACCGGAACAAGTCCCAATTGGAGATACGTCACCCTCCTCTTCAGCACCTTCAACGCCTGTCTGGACCCCATCATCTTCTACTTCTCGTCTTCGGCGGTGAGGAGCACGCTCCGTGACCTACTGCCGGGGCTCGCGAGCAGGCTGCGTCTTTCTGACTGCCCAAGCTCCCCATgcgctcactgctgccccctgtTGAAGCGATCTGAGACTAACAAGGACCTGGGCCAGAGCTCTGTGGTGGCCAATTCCCTCTGA
- the iglon5 gene encoding LOW QUALITY PROTEIN: igLON family member 5 (The sequence of the model RefSeq protein was modified relative to this genomic sequence to represent the inferred CDS: deleted 1 base in 1 codon): protein MSGAVLQNAILGLFLAALCNGLSTSGAEFGHLPDNITVSEGESVILRCKIDDEVTKKAWLNRSNILFTGTDKWSLDPRVSLVNSNDSDFSIQIKRVAVADEGPYTCSFQARNQPRTAHVYLIVQVPARIVNISGDVTVNEGSNVNLFCLAVGRPEPTVTWKDFKYDLLSEGEFLDITEIKRHQAEEFECITNNGVAPPDTRRVRVTVNYPPTITDVKNMPAQLGKAAILRCEAMAVPTATFEWYRDDRRRVESGSTLQIKNEKTRSLLLFNNVTEKHFGNYTCYASNSLGSSNASMLLFRPGAVYSRAMGAVVSSAPGVCLCLLLSLLLKI from the exons GGCTGAGCACAAGTGGCGCCGAATTCGGACACCTGCCGGATAACATCACAGtgagcgagggagagagcgtCATCCTGAG GTGTAAAATCGACGATGAGGTCACCAAAAAGGCCTGGCTCAACCGCTCCAACATCTTGTTCACGGGGACGGACAAGTGGTCGCTGGATCCGCGTGTTTCCCTGGTGAACAGCAACGACAGCGACTTCTCCATCCAGATCAAGCGTGTGGCGGTGGCGGATGAAGGCCCTTACACCTGCAGCTTCCAGGCCCGCAACCAGCCCCGCACCGCCCATGTCTACCTAATCGTCCAAG TGCCGGCCCGGATCGTGAACATTTCAGGGGACGTGACAGTCAACGAAGGCAGCAACGTGAACCTCTTTTGCCTGGCGGTTGGGCGGCCGGAGCCCACGGTCACCTGGAAGGACTTCAAAT ATGACCTGCTGAGCGAAGGCGAGTTCCTCGACATCACAGAGATCAAGCGGCACCAGGCGGAGGAGTTTGAGTGCATCACCAACAATGGCGTGGCCCCACCCGATACCCGCCGTGTCCGGGTTACCGTCAACT ACCCGCCCACGATCACAGACGTGAAGAACATGCCGGCACAGCTGGGCAAGGCGGCCATCTTGCGCTGTGAGGCCATGGCAGTGCCCACTGCCACCTTCGAGTGGTACAGAGACGACCGCAG GAGGGTGGAGAGTGGCAGCACCCTGCAGATCAAGAACGAGAAGACACGCTCCCTGCTGCTCTTCAACAATGTCACAGAGAAGCACTTTGGAAACTACACCTGCTACGCCTCCAACAGCCTGGGCTCTTCCAATGCCAGCATGCTTCTCTTCC gGCCGGGGGCTGTGTACAGCCGAGCCATGGGCGCTGTTGTGAGCTCT GCCCCGGGGGTGTGTCTCTGCCTCCTCCTGTCTCTCCTGCTGAAGATctag